The Rhizoctonia solani chromosome 1, complete sequence sequence TTCTGCCAACTTGCCTCGAGATGCTTATTCATGATATCGCATCGCCGAAAATCTCGGTGGTAAAAATGGATTATACAACGGGATTCGTTTCTGCGTAGTAGTTCATTAATCCCTTGCCGGCACAATTGGAAAGAAACGAATGAAGACAAAACAAGCAAAACTCACGCACTCGTCTTGATAACTTCCTTTTCATCGGTAATCTCTGTAAGTCGGCCATGCTCGTTTTCCCTCATATCTCGAACTTGAGCTATTCTAAAAGTGGGATAATTAGATAAATATCATGCCAAACCCCATCGTACTTACTGGGCTTTGAGTTCCTCCATCCGCTTTTCTCTTAACCCAGACATATCGAATTCGTCTTTTTCTAGCTCCTCAAACAGTTTGTCCTCATCTTCATCGTCTGAGAACCCATCATCTATATCTTTTCCACTTCCTATTGTTGTGTCGCGGGTAGCAGAAGACTGGAGACGCGACGCGAGCTCGGAGACTTTGGCATCAACTTCTGGTGTGGGAGGGCGAAGACTACAATCACTGTCAAGAAGCTAGATTATCGGTAATAGCATTACACTCACACATCTGCATCTTCGGAATGGCTCATTGTAGGGTGATAAGAAAGTGGGAGGACGCGTGGAGTGGAGGTGGGCACGAAAAACACGTGACTGGCGCCTCGGGACCCTGGCATATGAGTAGCTTCTCTCTGATCAGCAGTAAAATAGTCTCTGAACGATCACCATACTCTTGGTATTGGGCAGTCAACATGCCATACCACTTGAATACCTATGAAGAGCGGGTACAGAACTTCTCCAACCCTACTGCTCGGTCGCTTCTGGAGACCATGTCTAGGAAAAAGACCAATCTATGCATTAGCGTAGATGTGACTACCAAGGCCAGCCTTTTGAGAATTGTGGATGCGGCAGGACCCAGTGTATGTGTAGTCAAGGCAAGCATACGCAATTTAAACTCAATCATAACACCAAAAAAACACTGACCTTGTTGCGATAGACCCATATAGACATTGTCGAAGACTTCGATCAAGACTTGGTAGATCGGCTCCAACAGCTATCCAAAAAGCATGATTTTCTAATTTTCGAAGATAGGAAATTTGCGGACATCGGTCGGTCTCTCTAGGTTACTATTCACACTACATACACCAAACCCGTCTATAGGAAACACAGTCACTCTACAGTACTCTCGAGGGGTACACCGCATCTCCTCTTGGTCCCATATTACCAACGCTCATATCGTACCCGGTCCGGGTGTCATATCAGGACTCGCCCGTGCTGGTCAGCCTCTCGGTCGAGGCCTACTTCTACTCGCAGAGATGAGTTCTGCTGGTGCATTAACTACGGGCGAATACACGAAAACGGCTGTCCGTCTTGCCAACGAAAACAGTGATTTTGTAATTGGCTACATAGCAATGAGCCGTCAAGGAGTTCAAAGTGATTCAGAAAAGGATTTTCTTATCCTGACTCCTGGCGTTGGGTTAGATACTAAAGGTGATGGATTGGGCCAACAGTATCGGACGCCTAGGGAAGTCATCTTTGACAGCGGATGCGATGTAATTATAGTCGGGAGGGGTATTTacgggaaaggagagggtaaCGACAACGAATCTATTAGAAAAGATTCGGAGAGATATCGAAAAGAGGGATGGGAGGCCTATGAATCTCGATGTAGAGACTAATTATAAACATACAATGAACGATGCCCCATGGTAATCAAATTTAATAAATTAGTCCCTGTCTCTGCTACTCGACTGGGTTACATATACGCATCCAATGGTTTTTATAGCTAGCACTAATTATTCAACATGGGCAGAATAGAAAATGTGTGCATACATAGTTCATCACGAAGGGTAAGTCCGGAGAGCGAGGGACAGCAAAATGCAGAAATTAACTAGCTCCTTACGAGTTGTACAAGCGATATAGAACATTCGGCAGTGGACAACCACGACGGATTAGCCTGGCCGCTTAGGATACGTATTTGACAAGCCTAGCTAGTGCTTTGGTTTATCAGTTTCTCAAGCTGAAGGATATCAATCACAAATCCACTATAAGCATCCATCTTAATAGAAGCTGTAGCACTACGAACCTTTTCTAGAACCTCTCTCGCAGTCGGTCGTGCTGAAGGGTCATGATCCCAGCACTGTACTAATAGTGACCACATCGCATCACTGCGATCACTTCCAAGAAGTTCCTGAGGGCGATTAGGGTGCCTTTTCCTATCTTTGACTTTGTATATAGCGCCTTGTGAACATTCAATGTAAGGTATTTCCGCAGTAATGATTTCCTAATTTATCCGTGAGGGAAGTGCTGCATCGGTCAAAGGAGTTACATACAAGACATGTCTGTCAGTAATGGTTGTTAGTGCTATAGTTCACATCGGAAGCGCTATTGGGTATCACCTACCATGCCAAGGGAATACACATCCGTCTTTTTGTTTCTTTGGCAAGGCGCTTCGTCGTCTGGAATAACGAGCTCTGGTGCCTATTGGTACACCTTTGTAATAGTCATTGCATTAAAGTACTGAACCATACCATCCAGCGTAGGGTTCCTCCTCCTAAATTAGTTGTCTCGGAGAAAGCGAGTGTGCAATCGGGCAAGATGGCGTGATCAAAGTCAGCCAGTTTAATGTTTTGGTCTTCGGAAACCAGGATATTGGGCTGTACCAAAGGTTAGTTCTCCACTTCAGAGAACGAGGACCAAGTTTGCGAGATTTAC is a genomic window containing:
- a CDS encoding orotidine-5'-phosphate decarboxylase; the protein is MPYHLNTYEERVQNFSNPTARSLLETMSRKKTNLCISVDVTTKASLLRIVDAAGPSTHIDIVEDFDQDLVDRLQQLSKKHDFLIFEDRKFADIGNTVTLQYSRGVHRISSWSHITNAHIVPGPGVISGLARAGQPLGRGLLLLAEMSSAGALTTGEYTKTAVRLANENSDFVIGYIAMSRQGVQSDSEKDFLILTPGVGLDTKGDGLGQQYRTPREVIFDSGCDVIIVGRGIYGKGEGNDNESIRKDSERYRKEGWEAYESRCRD